The following DNA comes from Methanobrevibacter millerae.
TCTTTAATTAATATCGTCTCATAGCCTGTTTTGTTGAATAAAGCCTCAACGGAGTAATTTCCCAAATCAAGGTCGCTTAATGTCAATACGCCTTCGCCTTTAACGGTATTTAAGACGTATGTATCTTCATTGACATTAATGATAACGCTTTCATTAACCTTTTGTAAGAATTTAACGCTTATTGATATGTTATTGATTACTTTTGAAATGTTTAAATCCATAGTTAATTCAACAGGCATTATTTCAAATTTCTTAATATCAATGGCTTCATTATAATTGGTGTTTCCATTGAAAATGATTTTTGCAGTGTAATTTCCAACATCTAAAATGTCTGGGAGAATAAAGTCAACGTTTGATGTTAAATTGTAGGTTTTAGCGTTGACCGTTAAGTAGAGGCTTTCATTTGAAATCTCTCCATTAATGCCGGTTAATGAATTTTTAACGATTAAATCGTTGCCATAAAGCATATTTGAAATATTCAACGTTAATTCGGGATTGACCTTATTTACTGTGACATTAACCATGTTTTCTACAGCATTATAGTTGTCATTTCCATTGTATACGACATTAACTACATATCTGGAAGCGTTTAAAATAACCGGTAAGGTATAGACAGAATTGGCGGTAAAAGTGTAATCAACGTCATTAATGCTTAAAACAACACTCTCATTAATTAACTCACCATCAACGCCAATTAATGACGTGTAAACAGCCAGATAATCACCATAATTAATATCACTAACATTAACTTCCAAAACAGGATCAACCTTGAAAACCTTGAAATTAACGCTATCATTAACTGAATTATAGTTTAAACTACCATTATAAGCAACATTAATTCCATAATCAGAAGCATTCAAAATAACCGGCAAAACAAACTCAAAATTAGCAATAAATAAATAATCAACATCATTAATGCTTAAAACAACACTCTCATTAATTAACTCACCATTAATGCCGGTTAATGAAACATAAACTACCAAATCATCCCCATAGTTAATATCTGAAATATTGACTTCCAGGATGGAATAATTTTTGGAAACCGTGAAATTAACGCTCTCGTTAACTGAATAATAATTAATATCTCCATCATAAAAGATATTGGCAGTATAATTGGAAACGTTTAAAATGGCTGGAATTCTGAACTTGCTATTGGCCATGAAAGAGTAATTAATGTCATTAATGCATAAGAGAAGACTTTCATTAATTAACTCTCCATTAATGCCAGTTAATGAAGCATAAACAATCAAATCATCGATACTTGCATCCAAAACAGGGCTTACTTTGGAAACCTTGAAATCAGCGCCCCCATTAACTGAATAATAATTAATATCGCCATTATAAAGGATATCTGCCGCATAATTTGAAGCGTTTAAAAGAACAGGTAAAACAAACTCCGAGTTAGCAATAAAAGAGTAATCAATGTCATTAATTGTTATAACAAGGCTTTCATTAATCAATTCTCCGTTAATACCAATTAATGAAGCATAAACAATTAAATCATCCCCATAATTGATATCTGAGATATTAGTAATTAATGTAGGAGTGAACTTGTCAACACCGACATTTGCCTTTTGAACATTGGCATTATAATTGTTATTTCCTAAAAATGATAAAACGGCTTCGTAATTGCCCGCATTAATTAGATAAGGCAGTTTAAAGATTGAATTAGGCTTAATTGAATATGATTTATTGTCGATTTCAAGCTGCAAATCACAATCCAAATCGACACTTAAAGCGTTTTCAATCACTAAATAATCACCATACATTATATTTTCAATACTTAAAGACAAATTAACGTCAGACTTGGCAACTGAAAAGCTTTTAGAAATGTAATTAGCATTATAATTCTCACATCCATTGAAATATAATTCAGCAGTATAATCGGAAGCGTTTAAAATAACTGGTAACGCATATAAAGAATTGGACATGATTTTGAAGCTGTTATTGTCTATAACAAGTGAAAGCTCATAAGTCAAGTTATTTCCATTCAAATCAGTTAAATATGTATTAATGCTAGTAATTTCACCATAAGTAATATTTGAAATCAAAAGATCGATATTAACATCATTTTTATTGACCGTGAAATTAACGCTCTCATTAATGGAATTATAGTTTGAATCGCCTTTATAATAGACATTTGCAGTATAGTTAGAGGCGTTTAAAATAACCGGTAAAACAAAGTTAGAATTGGAATTAAAAGAGTAATCAACGTCATTAATATTTAAAAGAATAGTCTCATTAATTAATTCCCCATTAATGCCGGTTAATGAAACATAAATGATAGCATTCTCTCCATAATAAACATCATTAATGCTAACATCTAAAATAGAATCAACCTTGTAAACCTTGAAATCAACACTCTTATTAACAGGATTGTAGTTGGAATCTCCATTATAAGTGATTTTTGTAGTATAATCGGAAGAGTTTAAAATAATCGGTAAAATAAACTCTGAATTAGCAATAAAAGAATAATCATTATCATTAATGGTTATAATAAGGCTTTCATTAATTAACTCACCGTTAACACCAATTAATGAAGTGTAAACAATCAAATCGTCACCGTAATTAACGTCATCAATGCTAACATCCAAAGTAGGATAGACCTTTGAAACCTTGAAATCAACGCTCTCATTAGCTGAATAATAATTGATATCGCCATTATAAATGATATCTGCCGTATAATCGGAAGCGTTTAAAATAACAGGTAAAATAAACTCATTATTTGCAATAAAAGAATAATTATTATCATTAATGGTTATAATAAGGCTTTCATTAATTAACTCATCATTAACGCCAATTAATGAAACATAAACAACAAAATCATCACCATAATCGATATCTGAAATATCGGAAATTAATGTAGGGGTGAATTTGCCAACACTGACATTTGCCTTTTGAACATTGGCATTATAATTGTTATTTCCTAAAAATGATAAAACTGCTTCATAATTGCCCGCATTAATTAGATAAGTCAGTGTATAACTTGAATTAGGCTTTATTGAATATGATTTATTATCGATTTCAAGCTGCAAATCACAATCCAAATCAACACTTAAAGCGTTTTCAATTACTAAATAATCACCATACGTTATATTTTCAATACTTAAAGACAAATTAACGTCAGATTTGGCAACTGAAAATCTTTTAGAAATGTTGTTAGCATTATAATTCTCACTTCCATTGAAATATAATTCAGCAGTATAATCGGAAGCGTTTAAAATAACCGGTAACACATTTGCTGAATTGGACATTATTTCAAATGAATTACTATCTATAACAAGCAAAAGCTCATAATTTAAGTTATTTCCCTTCAAATCAGTTAAATAGCTATTGACGGCAGTTACTTCACCATAAGTAATATTTGAAATCAAAAGATCGATATTAACATCATTTTTATTGACCGTGAAATTAATGCTCTCATTAATGGAATTATAGTTTGAATCACCTTTATAATAGACATTTGCAGTATAGTTAGAGGTGTTTAAAATAACCGGTAAAATAAACTCAGAATTGGAATTAAAAGAGTAATCAACATCATTAATAGTTAAAAGAATAGTCTCATTAATTAATTCCCCATTAATGCCGGTTAATGATACATCAACAATCAAGTCTTCCCCATAATAAATGTCTTCAATGCCAATATCTAAAAGAGGGAAAGCTTTCAAAACGGTGAAATTAACGCTTTCATTAATGGAATTATAGTTTGAATCACCTTTATAATAGACATTTGCAGTATAATTGGAGGCGTTCAAAATAACCGGTAAAACAAACTCTGAATTAGCAGCAAAAGAGTAATCAGCACCATTAATGCTTAAAACAACATTCTCATTAATTAACTCATCATTAATGCCGGTTAATGAAACATAAACAATCAAATCGTCACCATAATAAACATCATCAATGCTAACATCTAAAAAAGGATAAACCTTTGAAATCTTGAAATCAGCGCTTTCATTAACTGAATAATAATTAATATCGCCATTATAAAGGATATTTACAGTGTAATCTGAAGCGTTTAAAAGAACAGGCAATATAAACTCATTATTAGCAATAAATGAGTAATCAGAACCATTAAAGGAAATAATGAGACCATCATTAATTAGCTCACCATTAATGCCGGTTAATGAAGCGTAAACAATCAAATCCTCGCCATAATTAATATCTGAAATATTGGCCTTTAAAACAGGATAAACCTTCAAAACCAATACATCAGCAGTTATGTTTTTAGCATTGAAGTTATTGCTTCCATTATAGTAAAGACAAATGCCGTATTGTGATGCATTTAAAAGAACAGGTAAAATAAACACAGAATTGGCAGTAAAAGAATAGTTTTCATTATTAATATATAAAATTAGCTCATCATTAATTAAAGTGGAATTAAAGGATAATGTAGTATTAATGGATAAGAAATCACCGTAATTAATGTTATTTACATCCAAAGTCAAATTAATGTCAGCTTTATTAATGGTAACATAGGCATAGGCAACACTACCTGAATAGGTATAATTTCCATCATAAACCACTTTAACCTCGCAATCGCCCGCATTAATTAAATCAGGAATGACAAAAACGGAATTGGAGCTGACATTATATGTCTTACCGCCGACCGTTAACGTTACGTTAGCGCTAATAAGAGTGGAGTTAAGATCCATTAAAGTGATATTGGCCTTTAAATAATCGCCGTATGTTATGTCTTCAATATTTAAGGTCAGATTAACGTCATGATTGCAAATGAATGTTAATTCATCGCTTGAAGACAGATAATGTGTAGTATTCTGATATGCTGCAGTGATAGTGCAATTACCGTAGTCCAAAGCGTTAAGTGACAATATTGCTTTTCCATTGGATACACTTCGATTATATTTGACACCATTGAATTCGAAAATGACATATCCTTCATTAATCAAATGGCCGTACTGATCCCATACTGTTGCGCTTATATTAAAATTGTTCTCCTGCTTTGAAAGAATATCCAAAAGCGTTACGGTCGTTAAATTAAATATCGTGAAAGCCTTAATACAGGCTACCTGTGATTCGTACCAGTGGCCTCTGCTTTCCATTTTAATGCTATAGCTGTAAAAATCAATCCAATCAATGCCGTCATAGCTGATAAAGGAGATGTTTTCCTTAAAATGAACTCTTGACACATAGCCGTTGTTTTCTGAAATTGGAACGTAAGCCTCATCTGAAGTGGTTACCTTTAAAAGTATCATAAATTCATCGTCTTTTTCAACAGGTATGAATTCATCAAAGTTAATTGTATAATATCCTCTGGCAGGAGCTGTTCCGTTTTGCGTTAATCTCAATTCGTCGTTAACATAAACCTCTGCCGTCCAGTTGGATTCCATGTAAAAATATGTTGAAAATGCCGCCAAAATGTCATCAGAGGTTGCATTATAATAGTTCTTATACCATATTGTGCTTTGATTGGTTAAAAAGTAATCTGTAACACCGGCAATCTCCCATTGATAAATCTTATCATATTTTACAGTGTCATTAAGGATAAATGTAAATGAAGCCTCCAAATCCCCTACCATTGCAAATGTTGGATCATAATATGAAACATAGAAGTATCCTGAATCACCCCAACCAGTTCCCCAGCTGTTCTTGCAGATCCACGCTCCGTCTCCGGGAGGAGTTGACCTGAATTTGCTTTTTGAAATATTATCGTCCCATCCGACAATTACCACCGCATGATCACGTTGACCGGTGCCCCTATAATATTGATAGAGCTCATTGTTAGCATGAAGGGTAGTATAAACTCCCCCATAATTTAAAATAGCCTTTTTTATGGCATCATTGTCAGTATAGCTTAATCTAGGTAAAAAAAGAATGTTTTGAACATGGATAAAGCTATCCATTACTGGAGACAAGACTGAATTAATGACGTATATGTCATCGGTTTCATTAATGGCGCCTATCCAGCTTGTAAGATAAGCCATTGCCATTTCATTTGTGCCTCCAGTGTTGGTTGAATAATCCCAACCATAATCCGAATAAACCGCCATTAAGTTTTTCATGTTCTGTTCAGACAAATCGTATTCAATGCCCGTTGCCTTTAAAATGCAGGATTCAAGAGCAGCAAGAATTGCAAAAGCCCAGCAGTTACCGTTGCTTCCCTGATCCTTAACTGAAGAAACAAATCTCTCTTCCCTTAAATCATAACGGGACGGTATTGTTCCATTATATGGAATGTAAGTCATTTGAGTATAGTTTTGAGATACAAAGTTAATATCATAATAATCGCTTTGGTGAAGCTCGCTTTGATTAAATGTGTTATCCGTGAAATTTTCATCACATAAAATGCTGTAAACGCCGTTGTTTTCAAAATCAGTGGATATCATGTTAAATATGGAATAATCACAGAATATTGCCTGGCCTTCTTTAGCTGAGTTATTTATGAATTCGGATGAATTCAGATACAATGCCCCATACATCTTGTAGATGGCTCCGCCCTGATATATTGCGGTATTGTTAACGGCAGTTATATTGAATATATAAGCTTGAGAATTCAAATCGCAAATTGCTCCACCCAATCGTGCTGTATTATTGATAAAGCGTGAATTTGAAATGGTTAAGGTTGAGGAAACTGAATAAATGGCTCCGCCATAATCCTGTGTGGAATCCCTGAAAATGACATTGTCAACGGTTAATGTTCCCTTTGTGGAAACGTAAGCTCCTAAAATGGTTAAATTATACAATTCCAATGTCTTTGAATTTGAAAATGCCATGCCTGTATATTTGATAATGGTGTTTTCCGCATCCTCACCTATAAAGGCGTTATATGAAGAAAAAGAAATGGATTTGTCCAGTTCATATTCGCCGTTGGCCAGATGCAGGATAGAATTTGACTTTATTCTTGATGAAGTGAGATACTTGTAGGGACTTTCCTGAGATCCGCTTCCATCATTTTCAACTGACGCATTAAAGTAGATATTTGAATAAGATGATTCATCAGGCAAGCTAATGACATCTGAATCGATGTCCTCCACAACAGTTAAGTTATCCTCGGCCGAAATGAACGGAATTGCAAAAAATCCTAAAACTATTATAATAAGAATTATTCTTTTATCTAACATAGGTAGAATTAATTATGTTAAATCTAATTAATATATTAGATACTTTTAATCACGATAGTATTAGAAGCACTTAACCCGTTGTAAGTGGAAGTTATTATATATTTTCCTGCCTGCAGATTAATTTTCAAGCTGGCAACTCCCGTGGAATCTGTTGTTTTTGTATAAAACACTCCATTAATGTTGAATACGACATCAACGCCAGGATTAGGATTTCCAAGTCCATCCAGAATCTTTGCCTTAAATGAGGTTCCGTCCCTGTAATGCATAGTAATGTCTTCAGATTCAATGACGCTTAAAACTTTAATGTTGTTGGAAACTCTTGAATCGCCATATTCGGCAGTGATTATATAATCTCCAGGGTTTAAGTTAATGGCCAGGCTGGCCACACCATTTGAATCTGTTAATCTGTTATAGAATACGCCGTTAATATTGAATGTAACGTTTACGCCGGATAATGGTGAGCCCACATCATCCAATAGCTTTACGGAGTATTTTGAAGCGTTCTTATAGTATTTTACCAGATCATGGTTTTCAACAAGCCTTGAAAGTACAGTAATGTTATTGGCGGCATTTTCACCTGTAACAGGATTGTAAACAGTTAAGATGTATGTATTCGGCTCAAGATTAAGGTTCAAGCGGACAACACCCTCGGAATTAGTAATTCTTTTATAGAATACACCATTGATGTTCATGGTAACTTCAGTGTTCGCAACCGGGTTTCCTTTGAAGTCAAGAATGGTTGCATAGTACTGGGTGGCGTTTCTGTAATATTTAACGACATCGGAAGACAATACAGTTGATTTTACCGTGATGCTTCTGGTCAGATTTGAAGGAATGTAAATTTCATCACCCAAATAGCTGATTGAAGCGTTATAGACACCGCTGTTTAAGTTTATTGCCATTGAAGCCGTACCGCTTGCATCGGTTGTTCTTTTGCTGTCAACTCCGTTGAGGTTAATAGTGATGTTTTTTCCTGAAAGGGGTTTGTTGTCCTTATCAAGTAACGTTACGTAGAATCTGGATCCGTCTCTGTAATACATCACCAAATCATCAGCCCTGAAATGGGTTTTAATGTAGTCAACGCTGAAATTGCCCGTGGCAATTACGTTTTTATAGATAATGCTTGAAAATGAAGCTTTTACGTTATAATTTCCATAGTCCAAAGCGGTTAAAGTCAATACGGCTATTCCGCCTGTTGCATTAATGTGATATAATTTTGAATTAACGTCAAACCTTACAGTGCCATTAATAGGCTTTGAAAAGCTTGCCGTGATATTTACGCTGTCAACATCAGTTTTTGTGATATTAAGATTCATTTCCAATGGAATCTTGCTTACCTTAAAGGTTGCATTGGCATATGCCTTATCGGAATAGCTTGCAGTTGCAAGATATTCTCCAGGAATTAAAGCGTTTTTGACAAGCGTTAATGTGTTTGACGGAACCACAAAGGTATTGTCTCCAACGTTAACGTTAATGTAGCCGTCAACTAGTTTATTGTCTGAAATCAACGTATTTTGAATAGACAATTCCTCTCCGCAGGTTATATCTGAAATGCTTATGGTTAAATTAACTGAAAAATCACTT
Coding sequences within:
- a CDS encoding C1 family peptidase, whose amino-acid sequence is MLDKRIILIIIVLGFFAIPFISAEDNLTVVEDIDSDVISLPDESSYSNIYFNASVENDGSGSQESPYKYLTSSRIKSNSILHLANGEYELDKSISFSSYNAFIGEDAENTIIKYTGMAFSNSKTLELYNLTILGAYVSTKGTLTVDNVIFRDSTQDYGGAIYSVSSTLTISNSRFINNTARLGGAICDLNSQAYIFNITAVNNTAIYQGGAIYKMYGALYLNSSEFINNSAKEGQAIFCDYSIFNMISTDFENNGVYSILCDENFTDNTFNQSELHQSDYYDINFVSQNYTQMTYIPYNGTIPSRYDLREERFVSSVKDQGSNGNCWAFAILAALESCILKATGIEYDLSEQNMKNLMAVYSDYGWDYSTNTGGTNEMAMAYLTSWIGAINETDDIYVINSVLSPVMDSFIHVQNILFLPRLSYTDNDAIKKAILNYGGVYTTLHANNELYQYYRGTGQRDHAVVIVGWDDNISKSKFRSTPPGDGAWICKNSWGTGWGDSGYFYVSYYDPTFAMVGDLEASFTFILNDTVKYDKIYQWEIAGVTDYFLTNQSTIWYKNYYNATSDDILAAFSTYFYMESNWTAEVYVNDELRLTQNGTAPARGYYTINFDEFIPVEKDDEFMILLKVTTSDEAYVPISENNGYVSRVHFKENISFISYDGIDWIDFYSYSIKMESRGHWYESQVACIKAFTIFNLTTVTLLDILSKQENNFNISATVWDQYGHLINEGYVIFEFNGVKYNRSVSNGKAILSLNALDYGNCTITAAYQNTTHYLSSSDELTFICNHDVNLTLNIEDITYGDYLKANITLMDLNSTLISANVTLTVGGKTYNVSSNSVFVIPDLINAGDCEVKVVYDGNYTYSGSVAYAYVTINKADINLTLDVNNINYGDFLSINTTLSFNSTLINDELILYINNENYSFTANSVFILPVLLNASQYGICLYYNGSNNFNAKNITADVLVLKVYPVLKANISDINYGEDLIVYASLTGINGELINDGLIISFNGSDYSFIANNEFILPVLLNASDYTVNILYNGDINYYSVNESADFKISKVYPFLDVSIDDVYYGDDLIVYVSLTGINDELINENVVLSINGADYSFAANSEFVLPVILNASNYTANVYYKGDSNYNSINESVNFTVLKAFPLLDIGIEDIYYGEDLIVDVSLTGINGELINETILLTINDVDYSFNSNSEFILPVILNTSNYTANVYYKGDSNYNSINESINFTVNKNDVNIDLLISNITYGEVTAVNSYLTDLKGNNLNYELLLVIDSNSFEIMSNSANVLPVILNASDYTAELYFNGSENYNANNISKRFSVAKSDVNLSLSIENITYGDYLVIENALSVDLDCDLQLEIDNKSYSIKPNSSYTLTYLINAGNYEAVLSFLGNNNYNANVQKANVSVGKFTPTLISDISDIDYGDDFVVYVSLIGVNDELINESLIITINDNNYSFIANNEFILPVILNASDYTADIIYNGDINYYSANESVDFKVSKVYPTLDVSIDDVNYGDDLIVYTSLIGVNGELINESLIITINDNDYSFIANSEFILPIILNSSDYTTKITYNGDSNYNPVNKSVDFKVYKVDSILDVSINDVYYGENAIIYVSLTGINGELINETILLNINDVDYSFNSNSNFVLPVILNASNYTANVYYKGDSNYNSINESVNFTVNKNDVNIDLLISNITYGEITSINTYLTDLNGNNLTYELSLVIDNNSFKIMSNSLYALPVILNASDYTAELYFNGCENYNANYISKSFSVAKSDVNLSLSIENIMYGDYLVIENALSVDLDCDLQLEIDNKSYSIKPNSIFKLPYLINAGNYEAVLSFLGNNNYNANVQKANVGVDKFTPTLITNISDINYGDDLIVYASLIGINGELINESLVITINDIDYSFIANSEFVLPVLLNASNYAADILYNGDINYYSVNGGADFKVSKVSPVLDASIDDLIVYASLTGINGELINESLLLCINDINYSFMANSKFRIPAILNVSNYTANIFYDGDINYYSVNESVNFTVSKNYSILEVNISDINYGDDLVVYVSLTGINGELINESVVLSINDVDYLFIANFEFVLPVILNASDYGINVAYNGSLNYNSVNDSVNFKVFKVDPVLEVNVSDINYGDYLAVYTSLIGVDGELINESVVLSINDVDYTFTANSVYTLPVILNASRYVVNVVYNGNDNYNAVENMVNVTVNKVNPELTLNISNMLYGNDLIVKNSLTGINGEISNESLYLTVNAKTYNLTSNVDFILPDILDVGNYTAKIIFNGNTNYNEAIDIKKFEIMPVELTMDLNISKVINNISISVKFLQKVNESVIINVNEDTYVLNTVKGEGVLTLSDLDLGNYSVEALFNKTGYETILIKDSFDVTSINTLINANNVTMYYHDGTRLYFNLTDSNGHVLANKSVKININNVTYTRTTDVNGVASLNLGLNSARYPVILTFDGDDTYINSSSSVYVNIKSTILSNDLTKYYRNASQFYAKILDNNGNPVTNTPVLMNINGVFYNRTTNSEGVVRLNINLNPGEYILTIYNPVTGEMGSSLITVLSKLVENHDLVKYYKNASKYSVKVLDDTGSPLAGVDVTFNINGVFYTRTSDENGVASLAINLNPGKYIITAEYDTLKVSNNIEVLSVIETEDVTMTYRDGTSFKAKILDGLGNPNLGVKVTFNINGVFYSKTTDENGVASLKINLQAGEYIITSTYNGLSASNTIVIKNSNFLF